Proteins encoded together in one uncultured Sphaerochaeta sp. window:
- a CDS encoding alcohol dehydrogenase catalytic domain-containing protein, with translation MQALVLTDYKKLEIQDVPRPAITSPTQVLLRIKAAAICGSDVHGYDGSSGRRRPPIIMGHEGSGIIEEVGSMVTGFAVGDRVTFDSTLYCGTCSYCRQGLFNLCDNRRVLGVSCEEYKQDGIFAEYALVEERVLFHLPPALDFIQASLAEPAGVAAHAIAQANISLADDVAVVGAGLIGLLIIKLLRTMTSGTIIALDLDENRRKKALEVGADKAFDPTDSDMLSHVQQITDRQMLPLVFEAVGATAPVQTALSLVKKGGEVVLVGNITPEIKIPLQNVVTRQIRLQGTCAINGEYPAVLKMMANKTLVVDDLISKVVPLEEGPLWFDKLYNREEELLKVVLVPGKK, from the coding sequence ATGCAAGCTCTCGTTCTCACTGACTACAAGAAATTGGAAATTCAGGATGTTCCGCGTCCTGCCATCACCTCCCCTACCCAGGTGCTTTTACGCATCAAGGCTGCTGCCATCTGTGGTAGTGATGTCCACGGCTATGATGGCTCAAGTGGACGACGCCGACCCCCCATCATCATGGGGCATGAAGGAAGTGGCATCATCGAGGAAGTAGGTTCCATGGTTACCGGCTTTGCTGTTGGTGATCGTGTTACCTTCGACTCAACCCTCTACTGTGGAACCTGTTCCTATTGCAGACAAGGCCTATTCAACCTCTGTGACAATCGCAGGGTGCTGGGGGTGAGTTGTGAGGAGTACAAACAGGATGGTATTTTTGCTGAGTATGCCTTGGTGGAGGAGCGTGTCTTGTTTCACCTTCCTCCCGCCTTGGATTTTATTCAGGCATCTCTTGCTGAACCAGCAGGAGTGGCAGCCCATGCAATCGCACAAGCCAACATCTCCCTCGCTGATGATGTTGCAGTGGTAGGAGCTGGATTGATCGGACTCTTGATCATCAAGCTACTGAGAACCATGACCAGCGGAACCATCATTGCATTGGATCTTGATGAGAATAGAAGGAAAAAGGCACTGGAAGTAGGTGCAGACAAAGCATTCGACCCCACAGACAGTGATATGCTCTCACACGTTCAGCAGATAACTGACCGGCAGATGCTCCCCCTGGTCTTCGAGGCCGTCGGGGCAACAGCTCCCGTCCAGACAGCACTCTCCCTGGTAAAAAAGGGAGGAGAGGTAGTTCTGGTCGGAAACATCACTCCTGAGATCAAGATTCCATTACAGAACGTTGTAACCCGCCAGATCCGGCTCCAGGGAACATGTGCGATCAACGGAGAATATCCAGCTGTCCTGAAAATGATGGCGAACAAGACGCTTGTGGTTGATGACCTGATCAGCAAGGTGGTACCGCTTGAAGAAGGTCCCCTTTGGTTCGACAAACTCTACAATCGAGAAGAAGAGCTTCTCAAGGTTGTACTGGTTCCCGGGAAAAAGTGA
- a CDS encoding glucose-6-phosphate isomerase family protein: MQSSKTKFNLKNGLAKSEGVESLKRYATNLKGIFADEEKLTSLIDSSNPLIYEFYDLGVEEKPGNLAYGTSIVYPGVVGREFYMTKGHFHTVLDTAEVYLCLSGHGLMVMENPEGETEIQELTAGEAVLVPGRYAHRSVNISDSEPLVTFFTFAADAGHDYGTIEQKGFRKLVLRTGNETYEVVDNPNWKAN, encoded by the coding sequence ATGCAATCATCAAAAACCAAATTCAACCTAAAAAACGGACTCGCAAAAAGTGAAGGCGTTGAATCCCTAAAACGCTATGCCACCAATCTCAAGGGCATCTTCGCTGATGAGGAAAAGCTCACTTCCCTGATCGATTCCTCCAATCCACTAATCTATGAATTCTATGACCTTGGAGTGGAAGAAAAACCAGGAAACCTCGCGTATGGCACCAGTATCGTTTACCCTGGTGTGGTGGGACGTGAGTTTTACATGACAAAGGGGCATTTTCATACCGTTCTCGACACTGCTGAGGTATATCTCTGCCTCTCAGGACATGGTTTAATGGTGATGGAGAATCCTGAAGGGGAAACCGAGATACAAGAACTTACAGCAGGAGAGGCTGTCCTTGTTCCCGGCCGCTATGCACATCGATCGGTAAATATCAGTGATTCCGAACCACTGGTCACTTTCTTCACCTTTGCTGCCGATGCAGGGCATGACTATGGAACCATCGAGCAGAAAGGCTTCAGGAAACTGGTATTGAGAACAGGCAATGAAACGTATGAAGTGGTAGACAACCCTAATTGGAAGGCAAACTGA
- a CDS encoding MBL fold metallo-hydrolase: MVEKHIVDSLETWFYEETDKIPVNSMQFAWVGQAGFLFKTKNIHLGIDLYLSDSLARKYQGGEFPHKRMVDIPISPDSLTNLDVVLCSHGHTDHMDKETLTALFSDGKGPLVIAPRYEVSRLLDMGIPSERIVGLSEGESFLMKEGIAIHAIPAAHEELTYDSWGQIKALGFVVDMGFVAWYHSGDTVRFPSLTDSVRNRNPSLCFLPVNGKKPHLTEKGIIGNLSIAEAGTLAKDMGASLLIPHHFGMFDFNTVAEDAIISTLSDQGWKKDATFILPSLNTIYTYTHERK; this comes from the coding sequence ATGGTAGAAAAACACATTGTTGATTCACTGGAAACCTGGTTTTACGAAGAGACAGACAAAATACCTGTCAACTCCATGCAATTTGCATGGGTGGGCCAGGCAGGATTCCTGTTCAAAACCAAGAATATTCATCTGGGAATTGACCTCTACCTCTCCGACTCCCTGGCAAGGAAGTATCAAGGAGGGGAGTTTCCCCACAAACGCATGGTAGATATCCCTATTTCCCCAGATTCACTCACAAACCTTGATGTCGTGTTATGCTCCCATGGGCATACCGACCATATGGACAAGGAAACACTCACCGCCCTCTTCAGCGACGGCAAAGGACCACTGGTCATTGCCCCTCGTTACGAGGTTTCCCGTCTCCTGGATATGGGAATCCCCTCCGAGCGGATAGTTGGGTTGAGTGAAGGGGAGTCTTTCCTCATGAAGGAAGGGATAGCTATCCATGCAATCCCAGCTGCACATGAAGAGCTCACCTATGACTCCTGGGGTCAGATAAAAGCACTTGGATTCGTGGTCGATATGGGGTTTGTAGCTTGGTACCACAGTGGAGATACTGTACGCTTCCCTTCGCTCACTGATTCAGTCAGAAATCGGAACCCTTCACTCTGCTTCCTCCCGGTAAATGGGAAGAAGCCCCATCTTACCGAGAAGGGCATCATCGGTAATCTCTCGATAGCAGAAGCAGGGACCCTCGCCAAGGATATGGGCGCATCCCTTTTAATACCTCACCATTTTGGTATGTTCGATTTCAATACTGTAGCAGAAGATGCGATCATCAGCACGCTCAGTGATCAAGGGTGGAAAAAGGATGCCACATTCATACTCCCAAGCCTCAATACCATCTATACCTACACTCATGAGAGGAAGTAG
- a CDS encoding GntR family transcriptional regulator, whose protein sequence is MHSFFVQQQLDKNIPIPLYFQLKTLLLKFIKTQDGVVALPTEQQLCNHFNISRSTVRQALKELVNEGVIERHKAKGSLTIPKKLEQNFLSVLESFNDEMQEKGLLPTTQVLDLSLIEPSRAIGEALDLPPGEQVVQLIRLRGTGEEPIVLVYTYLPASFKSIRNLIQEDLVNNSLYKLLQSKYHVAIDRTRRIIEIRSAGEFEAKLLHIKVKEPLQYIETISRTKEGVPFEFSKAYYRGDLNKFVIEIRNKRL, encoded by the coding sequence ATGCATAGTTTTTTTGTACAGCAACAACTCGACAAAAATATTCCCATTCCACTGTATTTCCAACTGAAAACACTTCTGCTCAAGTTCATAAAGACCCAGGATGGGGTGGTAGCGCTACCTACAGAGCAGCAACTTTGCAATCACTTCAATATCTCTCGCTCTACGGTTCGCCAGGCCTTGAAAGAGCTGGTGAATGAAGGAGTCATTGAGCGCCACAAGGCAAAGGGGTCCCTCACCATCCCCAAGAAACTGGAGCAAAACTTTCTTTCAGTCTTGGAGAGTTTCAATGACGAGATGCAGGAAAAAGGGTTGCTTCCTACAACCCAAGTTCTCGACCTCTCCCTCATTGAACCATCTCGGGCAATCGGGGAAGCTCTGGACCTTCCCCCTGGAGAACAAGTCGTACAGTTGATCAGACTCAGGGGAACGGGAGAAGAACCCATTGTCTTGGTGTACACTTACCTTCCTGCCTCCTTCAAAAGCATCCGTAATTTGATCCAGGAAGACCTGGTAAACAACTCCTTGTACAAATTGTTGCAGAGCAAGTACCACGTTGCAATTGACAGGACCAGGAGAATCATCGAAATCCGAAGTGCAGGAGAGTTTGAAGCTAAACTTCTGCATATCAAGGTAAAAGAACCACTGCAATATATCGAAACCATCTCCAGGACCAAGGAAGGAGTGCCATTCGAATTCTCAAAGGCATATTACCGGGGTGATCTCAACAAATTCGTCATTGAAATCAGAAACAAGAGGTTATGA
- a CDS encoding Gfo/Idh/MocA family oxidoreductase: MVRYALVGYGKVAHVHAKAIKEAKESTLVAVWGRNNEKAQTFAAEWNITAFTDMQQMIKEEEVDAVIITTPHPLHKEHAITALQAGAHVLVEKPMALTVSECDAMIEVAKQEKKQLAVISQRRWFPASQRIRKAIDEGKLGTPMIGQVTMLGWRDEEYYNSDPWRGKWDSEGGGVLINQAPHQFDLLCWYLGSVKEVYAQWENVNHPYIEVEDTAVGTVRFESGAIASILVSNSQKPGIHAKVHVHGSSAASAGVQTDGGAMFIAGRSGIAEPPVTDLWTIEGEQQNIGIWKTEDTNLFNSIDPVAYFFTLQIENFTQALLKKGPLISSGEEGRETVKLIEGMYRSQREGKPVRY; this comes from the coding sequence ATGGTTCGTTATGCACTGGTAGGCTATGGCAAGGTAGCACACGTTCATGCCAAGGCCATCAAGGAAGCAAAAGAGAGTACCTTGGTTGCTGTTTGGGGCAGGAACAATGAGAAAGCCCAAACATTTGCTGCCGAATGGAATATTACTGCTTTCACCGATATGCAACAGATGATCAAGGAAGAAGAGGTTGATGCGGTTATCATAACCACCCCACATCCATTGCATAAGGAGCATGCCATTACTGCCTTGCAGGCAGGAGCCCATGTTCTGGTAGAGAAACCTATGGCACTGACCGTAAGCGAGTGTGATGCCATGATCGAGGTTGCAAAGCAAGAAAAGAAACAGCTTGCGGTTATCAGCCAACGTCGTTGGTTCCCCGCAAGTCAGCGAATCAGGAAGGCTATCGATGAGGGGAAACTAGGCACTCCCATGATCGGTCAGGTAACCATGTTGGGCTGGAGAGATGAGGAGTACTACAACAGTGATCCTTGGAGAGGCAAGTGGGACAGTGAGGGTGGTGGTGTCTTGATAAACCAGGCGCCTCACCAGTTTGACTTGCTCTGTTGGTACCTTGGATCAGTCAAGGAAGTCTACGCACAGTGGGAGAACGTGAACCACCCATACATCGAGGTAGAGGATACCGCTGTTGGTACGGTACGGTTTGAGAGCGGTGCAATTGCCTCGATACTGGTATCGAACTCCCAAAAGCCTGGTATTCACGCCAAGGTACATGTCCACGGTTCAAGTGCTGCTTCGGCAGGAGTACAGACAGATGGCGGGGCGATGTTCATTGCAGGAAGAAGCGGAATAGCAGAGCCACCTGTAACTGATCTCTGGACCATTGAAGGTGAACAGCAGAATATTGGAATATGGAAGACAGAAGATACCAATCTCTTCAACTCAATCGATCCAGTTGCCTACTTCTTTACGCTGCAGATTGAGAACTTCACCCAGGCACTCTTGAAGAAAGGCCCTCTTATCTCCTCTGGTGAGGAAGGAAGGGAGACCGTCAAGCTGATCGAAGGCATGTACAGGAGCCAGAGAGAAGGAAAACCGGTAAGGTATTAA
- a CDS encoding sugar kinase: MASIPLMNKEDASLDFLSLGALVVRLDPGVVPFEYAQNLDLHVSGGEYNVAANLSRAFGQRTAIASAMVDYPVGQKIESEVRRMGVQAFYKRFAHDGVRGPNMAHVYSDRGQGLRAPVVFYNRSNEAASFLTEESFDWDAIFANKVRWFHSGGIFSALSPAIPSLIIRAMKKAKEQGAIISFDLNYREKLWKSIADAGQDPQKVAQETLSSIVEHVDVLIGNEEDLQLGLGLKGPEVHKSDKLDPSSFYAMMETVSKRFPQIKAVATTMREVQSTNRHRWSAVLYLNGKGYQAPTCELDILDRVGGGDGFASGLIYGLLEGKKPEEALRLGWAHGALLTSYPGDTTMASLAQVEALAQGGSARIQR, translated from the coding sequence ATGGCATCAATTCCACTAATGAACAAAGAAGACGCATCCTTGGATTTTCTCTCGCTGGGAGCCTTGGTTGTTCGTCTCGACCCGGGCGTAGTCCCTTTCGAATATGCCCAGAATCTTGACTTGCATGTTTCAGGTGGTGAGTATAATGTCGCTGCAAACCTGAGCAGGGCTTTTGGGCAAAGAACTGCCATTGCCAGTGCAATGGTAGACTACCCGGTAGGACAGAAGATTGAGAGTGAGGTCAGGAGAATGGGAGTACAAGCGTTTTACAAGCGCTTCGCCCATGATGGGGTCAGGGGACCCAATATGGCTCATGTGTACAGTGACCGTGGACAAGGTCTCCGAGCCCCTGTGGTCTTTTATAATCGCAGCAACGAAGCAGCATCATTCCTAACAGAGGAAAGCTTCGACTGGGATGCAATTTTTGCAAACAAGGTCAGATGGTTCCATAGCGGAGGCATCTTCAGTGCTCTCTCCCCTGCCATTCCTTCCTTGATTATCCGTGCGATGAAAAAAGCAAAGGAACAGGGAGCCATTATCTCCTTTGACCTGAACTACCGAGAGAAGCTTTGGAAGTCCATTGCCGATGCGGGTCAAGATCCCCAAAAGGTAGCGCAGGAAACCCTCTCTTCAATCGTTGAGCATGTCGATGTTCTCATTGGCAATGAAGAGGACCTCCAGCTTGGCTTGGGGCTCAAGGGACCGGAAGTACATAAGAGTGACAAACTCGACCCATCTTCGTTTTATGCAATGATGGAGACAGTTTCAAAACGTTTTCCCCAGATCAAGGCAGTAGCAACAACCATGAGGGAAGTACAATCAACCAACCGACACCGCTGGAGTGCTGTACTCTATCTTAATGGGAAAGGGTACCAGGCTCCTACCTGTGAACTGGATATCCTTGACCGGGTTGGTGGTGGGGATGGTTTTGCCAGTGGCCTCATCTATGGATTGTTGGAAGGAAAGAAACCGGAAGAGGCACTGCGCTTAGGATGGGCTCATGGAGCACTCCTGACCAGTTATCCCGGCGATACCACCATGGCCAGCCTGGCCCAGGTGGAAGCACTTGCCCAAGGCGGCAGTGCACGAATTCAGAGGTAA
- a CDS encoding shikimate dehydrogenase, whose product MPTYSPAQKPTMYFIGVTTTKSSIMKVFPKWMEHFGIDAELKGIDFAPHSAPEAYREAVSFIKNDPNSLGALVTTHKLDCYQASKDLFEGAGPYTKLLHEASSISKRGKELWAHAKDPITSGLALENCMPKGYFSNSDASMLLLGAGGSSLALSLYLINKSKESGDVPKHIIITNRSEKRLEEMKAIHATLDSPITFTYELCPTPQENDAVMQRLPEGSLVINATGLGKDGPGSPLPDNAHFPKNGYVWEFNYRGELQFLSQAKAAQAEKKLTIVDGWQYFIYGWTQVIAEVFHIDIPVSGPAFDTICDIALEAIK is encoded by the coding sequence ATGCCCACCTATTCCCCTGCACAGAAACCCACCATGTACTTTATCGGAGTGACAACCACTAAGTCATCAATCATGAAAGTATTTCCTAAATGGATGGAACATTTTGGGATCGATGCCGAGTTGAAAGGAATCGACTTTGCACCACACTCTGCACCTGAAGCATACAGGGAAGCTGTCTCCTTCATTAAAAATGATCCCAACTCCCTAGGAGCTTTGGTCACCACCCATAAGCTCGATTGTTACCAAGCAAGCAAGGACTTGTTCGAAGGAGCCGGGCCCTACACCAAGTTACTGCACGAGGCGAGTTCCATCAGTAAACGGGGAAAAGAACTCTGGGCACACGCAAAGGACCCAATCACCAGTGGCCTTGCCTTGGAAAATTGTATGCCCAAAGGATACTTCTCCAACTCTGATGCTTCCATGCTTCTCTTGGGGGCTGGAGGTAGCTCACTTGCTCTCAGTCTCTATCTGATCAACAAATCAAAAGAATCTGGTGATGTTCCAAAGCACATCATCATTACAAACCGCAGTGAGAAACGATTGGAAGAGATGAAGGCCATCCATGCAACGCTGGATAGTCCTATAACGTTCACGTATGAACTCTGTCCCACACCACAGGAGAATGATGCTGTGATGCAGAGATTGCCCGAAGGGTCCCTCGTGATCAATGCAACAGGACTTGGAAAGGATGGTCCAGGCTCCCCTCTTCCTGATAACGCACACTTCCCCAAGAACGGATATGTCTGGGAGTTCAACTACCGGGGTGAGTTGCAGTTCCTCAGCCAGGCAAAAGCAGCACAAGCAGAGAAAAAGCTTACCATCGTGGATGGTTGGCAGTATTTCATCTACGGATGGACACAGGTCATTGCAGAAGTCTTTCATATTGACATCCCAGTAAGCGGACCTGCCTTCGATACCATCTGTGATATCGCATTGGAAGCAATAAAATAA